In Campylobacter sp. 2014D-0216, the following proteins share a genomic window:
- a CDS encoding formate dehydrogenase subunit alpha yields MALARRNFLKLAGIAGLGSAAFGSDNKAIRNASEQEVANPYPDSKIVRTICSICSAGCGIKAEVQDGVWVRQENAIEHPISQGSHCCKGIDQIDLTKSKQRIKYPMKKENGKWVRLTWEQAINEIGDKMLEIRKENGPDSVMFLGSAKFNNQQAYYFRKFAAFWGTNNIDHVARIUHSATVAGVANTWGYGAMTNHFGDVTKHSKMMIIFGANTAVANPIGFKHLLQAKDRNNAKLVVVDPVFTKTAVHADEYVRIRPGTDIALVYGMLHLIFKNGWEDKELIKTRTYGVEEIKAEAAKWTPDVVEDVTGVPAAQLEKITKMLATIKPATLFWALGITQHSVGSSNTRILAILQLVLGNIGKPGAGTNIIRGHDNVQGATDMGCLADTLPAYYGLGDDAWNHFSNFWNVDREYLNSRFYSKEWMHEKGFSLAKWWQGVLHEEKTYSNSPIRVLWVQGTGITSMAHTVKIQEALKKLDMIVIAEPFVNEVAVLADRPDGIYIIPASTQFETEGYVTATNRAMQWRSQVVKPIYESKEDQEIMFAFAKKFGFYKEYTRGMKMELKDHKLVQTRDDNDDNFVWPDDATREMSNGLLSIGLRGISAERLRKHQQNWEHFDPDTQRGLGGDVKGEYYGLPWPCWDKQHPGTSIMWNTDIPYEEGGMGFRNRFGLEHDGHSQLADDSFTPKGCKVKGGYPQITKENIEKVFNIKLSDSEKELMGASWSTDISGIILEKCREKSACCLGNARARMKVWEFADPIPLHREPLHSPRWDLVKKYPTWGDQAKNFRVESKFISEQQKKDWSKEFPTIISSMRLVNLSGAGMLERTSKYLAAITPEMFANVHPELALKYGINDGDMMWIHSPQGTKIKVKCVHNHSVTPDRICLPYNFAGIMQGVDLSYNYPEGTKPYTIGESSNTVTNYGFDINTQISEFNAGLCRLEKA; encoded by the coding sequence ATGGCATTAGCAAGAAGAAATTTTCTTAAGCTTGCTGGTATTGCTGGTCTTGGAAGTGCAGCTTTTGGTAGTGATAACAAAGCTATTAGAAATGCGAGCGAACAAGAAGTAGCAAATCCTTATCCAGATTCAAAGATTGTAAGAACAATCTGTAGTATCTGTAGTGCAGGCTGCGGGATTAAGGCTGAAGTTCAAGATGGGGTTTGGGTGCGTCAAGAAAACGCTATAGAACATCCTATTTCTCAAGGATCACACTGCTGTAAAGGGATAGATCAAATCGATCTTACCAAATCAAAACAGCGTATAAAATATCCTATGAAAAAAGAAAACGGCAAATGGGTACGTTTAACTTGGGAGCAAGCGATCAACGAAATCGGTGATAAAATGCTTGAAATCCGTAAAGAAAATGGACCTGATAGCGTTATGTTCTTAGGTTCGGCAAAGTTTAACAATCAACAAGCTTATTATTTTAGAAAATTTGCAGCATTTTGGGGTACTAATAATATAGACCACGTTGCTAGAATTTGACACAGCGCAACAGTCGCCGGTGTGGCGAATACATGGGGTTATGGCGCTATGACAAATCATTTTGGTGATGTGACTAAACACTCAAAAATGATGATTATTTTTGGTGCAAATACCGCAGTGGCAAATCCTATCGGGTTTAAACACTTATTGCAAGCTAAAGATCGCAATAATGCTAAATTAGTAGTTGTAGATCCTGTATTTACAAAAACAGCAGTGCATGCTGATGAATACGTGAGAATTCGTCCAGGTACAGATATAGCTTTAGTTTATGGTATGCTTCATTTGATCTTTAAAAATGGTTGGGAAGATAAAGAATTAATCAAAACTAGAACTTATGGTGTTGAAGAAATTAAAGCAGAAGCTGCTAAGTGGACACCAGATGTGGTTGAAGATGTAACAGGTGTTCCAGCGGCTCAACTTGAAAAAATCACAAAAATGCTAGCTACAATCAAACCGGCTACATTATTTTGGGCTTTGGGCATTACTCAACACTCAGTAGGTAGTTCTAATACAAGAATTTTGGCTATTTTACAACTTGTTCTTGGTAATATAGGTAAGCCTGGTGCAGGTACTAACATCATTAGAGGGCATGATAATGTTCAAGGTGCTACTGATATGGGGTGTTTGGCAGATACTTTACCAGCTTATTATGGTTTAGGTGATGATGCGTGGAATCACTTTTCAAATTTTTGGAATGTAGATAGAGAATACTTAAATTCAAGATTTTATTCCAAAGAATGGATGCATGAAAAAGGTTTCTCACTTGCAAAATGGTGGCAAGGTGTTTTACACGAAGAAAAAACCTACTCAAATTCTCCAATCCGTGTGCTTTGGGTACAAGGAACAGGTATCACTTCTATGGCGCATACCGTAAAAATTCAAGAAGCGCTTAAAAAGCTTGACATGATCGTAATCGCTGAACCTTTTGTTAATGAGGTTGCAGTTTTAGCAGATCGTCCAGATGGTATTTATATCATTCCTGCTTCAACTCAGTTTGAAACAGAAGGTTATGTAACAGCAACTAACCGTGCTATGCAGTGGCGTTCTCAAGTAGTAAAACCAATCTATGAAAGCAAAGAAGATCAAGAGATCATGTTTGCATTTGCGAAGAAATTTGGCTTCTATAAAGAATACACTCGTGGTATGAAAATGGAATTAAAAGATCATAAGCTTGTACAAACAAGAGATGATAATGATGATAATTTTGTATGGCCTGATGATGCTACAAGAGAGATGAGTAATGGTCTTTTGAGCATAGGTTTAAGAGGTATTTCTGCTGAACGTTTAAGAAAACATCAGCAAAATTGGGAGCATTTTGATCCTGATACGCAAAGAGGTCTTGGCGGTGATGTTAAAGGTGAATACTATGGTTTACCTTGGCCTTGTTGGGATAAACAACACCCAGGAACTTCTATCATGTGGAATACTGACATTCCTTACGAAGAAGGTGGTATGGGCTTTAGAAATCGTTTTGGTTTGGAGCATGATGGGCATTCTCAGCTTGCAGATGATAGCTTTACACCAAAAGGTTGTAAGGTAAAAGGTGGATATCCACAAATTACTAAAGAAAATATCGAAAAAGTATTCAATATCAAATTAAGTGATAGTGAAAAAGAATTAATGGGTGCTAGCTGGAGTACAGACATTTCAGGTATCATCTTAGAAAAATGTAGAGAAAAAAGTGCTTGTTGTTTAGGTAATGCAAGAGCTAGAATGAAGGTTTGGGAATTTGCCGATCCAATCCCACTACATAGAGAACCTTTACATTCACCACGCTGGGATTTGGTTAAAAAATATCCTACTTGGGGTGATCAAGCGAAAAACTTTAGGGTTGAAAGTAAATTTATTAGCGAACAACAAAAGAAAGACTGGAGTAAAGAATTCCCAACCATTATCTCAAGTATGCGTTTGGTGAATTTAAGTGGTGCGGGTATGCTTGAAAGAACAAGTAAATATCTTGCAGCAATTACTCCTGAAATGTTTGCAAATGTACACCCAGAACTTGCTTTAAAATACGGCATAAATGATGGAGATATGATGTGGATCCATTCACCACAAGGTACTAAGATCAAAGTTAAATGTGTGCATAATCACTCTGTAACACCGGATAGAATTTGCTTACCTTATAACTTTGCAGGTATTATGCAAGGTGTGGATTTAAGTTATAACTATCCAGAAGGTACTAAACCTTATACCATAGGTGAAAGTTCTAATACAGTTACAAACTATGGTTTTGATATTAACACGCAAATTTCTGAATTTAACGCAGGACTTTGCAGACTTGAGAAAGCGTAA
- the fdh3B gene encoding formate dehydrogenase FDH3 subunit beta yields MARMKFYVDNNRCISCFACQVACSSAHEVPVGINRRKVITLNEGIEGKEFSTTLACQHCTDAPCEQVCPVKCFYIRADGIVLHDKKTCIGCGYCLYACPFGAPQFPRDGAFGIKGEMDKCTMCAGGPEPTNSHEERELYGQNRIAEGKVPMCAAVCSTNALLVGDAAEVSAMYRKRVMLKGQNLGLDAK; encoded by the coding sequence ATGGCTAGAATGAAATTTTATGTAGATAATAATCGTTGTATTTCTTGCTTTGCTTGCCAAGTAGCTTGCTCAAGTGCGCATGAAGTACCAGTGGGGATCAACAGAAGAAAGGTTATCACTTTAAATGAGGGTATAGAAGGCAAAGAGTTTTCGACAACTCTTGCTTGTCAGCACTGTACTGATGCACCATGTGAACAAGTTTGTCCTGTTAAATGCTTTTATATTAGAGCTGATGGTATTGTTTTACATGATAAAAAAACCTGCATAGGTTGTGGGTATTGTCTTTATGCTTGTCCTTTTGGTGCGCCACAGTTCCCAAGAGATGGTGCATTTGGTATTAAAGGAGAGATGGATAAATGTACGATGTGTGCAGGTGGTCCAGAGCCTACAAACTCTCATGAAGAAAGAGAACTCTATGGACAAAACCGTATAGCAGAAGGTAAAGTACCTATGTGTGCTGCGGTTTGTTCTACCAATGCACTTTTAGTTGGTGATGCAGCTGAAGTAAGTGCAATGTATAGAAAAAGAGTAATGCTTAAAGGACAAAATTTAGGACTTGATGCAAAATAA
- a CDS encoding winged helix-turn-helix domain-containing protein codes for MEELTLQIQKNLDNNKLSCKKALELLKCYPKEDFQNTIKDLNVKISDCELGQFGKLDKNIAKSEILECLEAKLDQKRKISCKDALECARNFNIADVRATLKTYKIDVKYCELGCFEEKKGKKFHIKSKIWIENPDGELLFGKGKTDILELVGECGSISQAAKQLGINYKKAWLYIQDLEKNMKEELLIAKKGRGSEAGSRLTPRAYELIQNFKILQQDVEEYTNKRFKELFFKKNQEKDKT; via the coding sequence ATGGAAGAACTCACTTTGCAAATTCAAAAAAATCTTGATAACAATAAACTTTCTTGCAAAAAAGCATTAGAGCTTTTAAAGTGCTATCCTAAAGAAGATTTTCAAAATACGATTAAAGATTTAAATGTAAAAATTTCAGATTGTGAGCTAGGGCAGTTTGGAAAGCTTGATAAAAATATCGCTAAGAGTGAAATTTTAGAATGCTTAGAAGCAAAACTAGACCAAAAACGCAAAATATCTTGCAAAGATGCTTTAGAGTGTGCTAGAAATTTCAATATAGCTGATGTTAGAGCCACACTAAAAACATATAAAATTGATGTAAAATACTGCGAACTTGGGTGTTTTGAAGAAAAAAAAGGAAAAAAATTTCATATCAAAAGTAAAATATGGATAGAAAATCCAGATGGAGAATTGCTCTTTGGTAAAGGCAAAACAGATATTTTGGAGCTAGTGGGAGAGTGTGGGAGTATTTCTCAAGCAGCTAAACAATTAGGGATTAACTATAAAAAAGCATGGCTTTATATACAGGATTTAGAAAAAAATATGAAAGAGGAATTACTCATTGCAAAAAAAGGAAGAGGAAGTGAGGCTGGTAGTAGACTTACTCCAAGGGCATATGAGTTGATCCAAAATTTTAAGATTTTACAACAAGATGTAGAAGAATATACCAATAAAAGATTTAAAGAGCTATTTTTTAAGAAAAATCAAGAAAAAGACAAAACTTAA
- the yedF gene encoding sulfurtransferase-like selenium metabolism protein YedF, with the protein MKIDCRDLACPRPVIETKKALEELKENENLEILLNSQASKENVMRFLKSLNLDFDVKDLNDESIICVANGFELTQGQDESIQEYNVLFLKSDKVGEGELGKNLMQGFLKTLKDLPNRPQKILCVNESVLINVDSSHLAFEAMRELENLGVEIYSCGACLEFFGKSNALKIGKIGNAYEILNELFGKAKIISL; encoded by the coding sequence ATGAAAATTGATTGTAGAGATTTAGCGTGCCCACGCCCTGTAATAGAAACAAAAAAAGCCTTAGAAGAGCTAAAAGAAAATGAAAATTTAGAAATTCTTTTAAATTCGCAAGCTTCTAAAGAAAATGTAATGAGATTTTTAAAATCTTTAAATTTGGATTTTGATGTTAAAGATTTAAATGATGAGAGTATTATTTGCGTTGCGAATGGTTTTGAGCTAACACAAGGACAAGATGAGAGTATTCAAGAATATAATGTTTTATTTTTAAAAAGTGATAAAGTAGGCGAGGGAGAGTTGGGTAAAAATTTAATGCAAGGCTTTTTAAAAACGCTAAAAGATTTACCCAATAGACCTCAAAAAATTTTATGTGTAAATGAAAGTGTTTTGATTAATGTAGATAGTTCGCATTTGGCATTTGAAGCGATGAGAGAACTTGAGAATTTAGGGGTTGAAATTTATAGCTGTGGAGCATGTTTAGAATTTTTTGGTAAAAGCAATGCACTAAAAATAGGGAAAATAGGTAATGCCTATGAAATTTTAAATGAACTTTTTGGAAAGGCAAAGATTATATCTTTATGA
- the selD gene encoding selenide, water dikinase SelD: MIYKNQKLTQYVKAAGUAAKIDSLGLDKILSILKPHENVLSGIVNNEDASIYKLNDELALVQTLDFITPVVDSAYHFGAIAAANALSDVFAMGAEVINALNIVGFDTCHFSNDVLLEVLEGARAKVEEAGAVLVGGHTIENHEFIFGLSVTGVVHPKKFIANNGAKDGDVILLTKPLGSGIISTAIKAGLLEDEKILKAVEHMSFLNVYASRILKEFKSLSALSDVTGFGLLGHLKEMLNKTIMIKIYKSEIPLMEGVLPMANMGIIPEGAYKNKESLKTWVDNSQEKDEDIVYFDPQTSGGLLAAMSEKDANEALKILKDHGITAKIIAQCVKNTHNYLLLR; this comes from the coding sequence ATGATATATAAAAATCAAAAACTAACACAATATGTAAAAGCTGCAGGTTGAGCTGCTAAAATAGACTCGTTGGGTCTTGACAAAATTCTTAGCATACTAAAACCGCATGAAAATGTTTTAAGTGGTATTGTTAATAACGAAGATGCAAGTATTTATAAACTAAATGATGAGCTTGCATTAGTTCAAACACTTGATTTTATCACGCCTGTGGTAGATAGTGCATATCATTTTGGCGCAATTGCTGCTGCAAATGCTTTAAGCGATGTATTTGCCATGGGTGCAGAAGTGATTAATGCTTTAAATATTGTAGGTTTTGATACTTGTCATTTTAGCAATGATGTATTGTTGGAAGTGTTAGAAGGTGCAAGAGCTAAGGTTGAAGAAGCTGGTGCGGTATTAGTAGGTGGACACACCATAGAAAATCATGAATTCATTTTTGGCTTAAGTGTAACAGGGGTAGTGCATCCGAAAAAATTTATAGCCAATAACGGTGCAAAAGATGGCGATGTGATCTTGTTAACTAAGCCTTTGGGCAGTGGTATCATTAGCACTGCTATAAAGGCTGGTTTATTGGAAGATGAGAAGATTTTAAAAGCAGTAGAGCATATGAGTTTTTTAAATGTATATGCAAGTCGTATTTTAAAAGAATTTAAAAGCCTTAGTGCTTTGAGCGATGTGACAGGTTTTGGGCTTTTAGGGCATTTAAAAGAAATGCTTAATAAAACCATTATGATAAAAATATACAAAAGCGAAATTCCACTTATGGAAGGAGTTTTGCCAATGGCAAATATGGGTATTATCCCAGAAGGTGCTTATAAAAACAAAGAGAGTTTAAAAACCTGGGTAGATAATTCACAAGAAAAAGATGAGGATATCGTTTACTTTGATCCTCAAACTTCAGGAGGACTTTTGGCTGCTATGAGTGAAAAAGACGCCAATGAAGCTTTAAAAATCTTGAAAGACCACGGTATAACAGCAAAAATTATCGCACAGTGTGTAAAAAATACCCATAATTATTTATTATTACGCTAA
- a CDS encoding bifunctional proline dehydrogenase/L-glutamate gamma-semialdehyde dehydrogenase encodes MVQKSLQLAEELQRKIESNISQSEKEFHAKMQKLLNNPKNKVMLIELLDRSFRCKDKSASFELIEHTLNKYGIADFFSAFEKFLLFSFLNFGKFAPTLSVPFFIKHLREDTKAMVLDANPSVLEPHMRKRKDEDKITLNVNLIGEEVLGEAESAFRMKKYEEALKTSYITYISIKITTIFSQINIIDFEYSKDEIVKRLDKLYALALEEEKKQGVSKFINLDMEEFRDLELTVEAFMESVSKYDIKAGIVLQAYLPDSYEYLKKLFAFSKERVLKGMKPIKIRFVKGANMESEETIASQRGWALPTFYKKIDTDSNYKKILDFVLDGDNYKYINIGIASHNLFEIAYAYTRISQAGALSSFTFEMLEGMSLQCSYELSKMHDLILYAPVCDEAHFNNAIAYLVRRLDENTSEDNFMRYFFNLKINDTNWHKQKELFIKSLEGVASLDNSTHRTQDRNNEVKAISSYESKEFKNEADTDFILKANREWAKAIRTRYENLENYDVYPVAKDEIKNETLQVIEVKDKINNRTIGKAHLAGQAEIKYALDVAKSSNFSELSHDEIYKILAKTAQLVRDRRGDLIGIAALEVGKTFLEIDPEVSEAIDFLEFYPHSLEKLKEQNPNTTFKAKGIGVVIAPWNFPVGISVGTIAAPLAAGNRVIYKPSSLSMLTGYMLCKCFWDAGIPKDALIFLPAKGSDISKYLLIDQSVKFSVLTGGEETAYAMLKANPTLLLSAETGGKNATIVSKFADRDSAIKNIIHSAFSNSGQKCSATSLLVLEEEVYNDEEFKKTLVDAARSMAVGNPFVFKNKLGALADKPDVKLQKALDELAPYESWALKPKFIDDNPCLLTPGIKYGTKKGDFTHMNELFAPILTVMKAKDLKEAIEIVNSTGYGLTAGFESLDEREWEYFHTHIEAGNIYINKPTTGAIVLRQPFGGIKKSAIGFGRKVGIYNYITQFMDIEQSQADQNVLENELVSKINALSLDLNEKDKADFEIIKAMAKSYVYHAKHEFASVKDYVNIRGEDNLFSYTKVKNIAYRVYKDDSLKDMLGVILAASVLNIDLIFSYDEHEKIDLVQKINQKISSKTLFLKESRENFISKMANYERIRYFGPQDVNDAIFIKAASCAKIIANAKPLINGRFELLLYHNEKALSISFHRYGNLGIRALK; translated from the coding sequence ATGGTACAAAAATCTTTGCAATTAGCTGAAGAATTACAAAGAAAGATAGAAAGTAATATCTCTCAAAGTGAAAAAGAATTTCACGCAAAAATGCAAAAACTTTTAAATAACCCTAAAAACAAAGTAATGTTGATCGAACTTTTAGATCGTTCTTTTAGATGTAAAGACAAAAGTGCTAGTTTTGAGCTGATAGAACACACTTTAAATAAATATGGTATAGCAGATTTTTTCAGTGCTTTTGAAAAATTTTTACTTTTTTCATTTTTAAATTTTGGAAAATTTGCCCCAACACTTAGTGTGCCATTTTTCATCAAGCATTTAAGAGAAGATACTAAAGCGATGGTTTTAGATGCAAATCCTAGCGTTTTAGAACCTCATATGCGTAAAAGAAAAGATGAAGATAAAATTACTTTAAATGTTAATTTAATCGGCGAAGAAGTTTTAGGTGAAGCCGAGAGTGCTTTTAGAATGAAAAAATACGAAGAAGCTTTAAAAACTAGTTATATTACCTATATATCTATTAAGATTACTACTATTTTTTCTCAAATCAATATCATTGACTTTGAATACTCTAAAGATGAGATTGTAAAAAGATTAGACAAATTATACGCATTAGCTTTAGAAGAAGAAAAAAAGCAAGGTGTATCTAAATTTATCAACCTTGATATGGAAGAATTTAGAGATTTAGAGCTAACAGTAGAAGCTTTCATGGAAAGTGTTTCAAAATACGATATTAAAGCTGGGATTGTTTTGCAAGCTTATTTGCCTGATTCTTATGAGTATTTGAAAAAACTTTTTGCTTTTTCAAAAGAGAGGGTTTTAAAGGGTATGAAGCCTATAAAAATCCGCTTTGTAAAAGGAGCAAATATGGAAAGTGAAGAAACCATAGCTTCGCAAAGAGGTTGGGCACTTCCTACTTTTTATAAAAAAATCGACACTGATAGTAACTATAAAAAAATACTTGATTTTGTACTAGATGGCGATAATTATAAATACATTAATATAGGTATAGCAAGTCACAATTTATTTGAAATAGCTTATGCTTATACTCGAATTTCACAAGCTGGAGCTTTATCATCGTTTACTTTTGAAATGCTAGAAGGTATGAGCTTACAATGCTCTTATGAGCTTTCTAAAATGCATGATCTTATACTTTATGCGCCAGTTTGTGATGAAGCGCATTTTAATAATGCTATTGCATATTTGGTAAGAAGACTTGATGAAAATACTAGTGAAGATAACTTCATGCGATATTTTTTCAATCTTAAGATTAATGATACAAATTGGCACAAACAAAAAGAATTATTTATCAAGTCTTTAGAGGGTGTTGCTAGTTTAGATAATTCTACTCATAGAACTCAAGATAGAAACAACGAGGTTAAGGCTATAAGTTCTTATGAGAGCAAAGAATTTAAAAATGAAGCTGACACTGATTTTATCTTAAAAGCTAATAGAGAATGGGCTAAAGCAATACGCACTCGATATGAAAATTTAGAAAATTATGATGTTTATCCAGTTGCTAAAGATGAAATTAAAAATGAAACACTACAAGTGATAGAAGTAAAAGATAAAATCAATAATCGCACCATAGGTAAAGCACATCTTGCAGGCCAAGCAGAGATTAAATACGCTTTAGATGTAGCTAAGAGTTCAAATTTTAGCGAATTAAGTCATGATGAAATTTATAAAATTCTAGCAAAAACTGCCCAACTTGTTAGAGACCGTAGGGGTGATTTGATAGGCATAGCAGCTTTAGAAGTAGGAAAAACTTTCTTAGAAATTGATCCTGAAGTGAGTGAGGCTATAGACTTTTTAGAGTTTTATCCACACTCTTTGGAAAAACTAAAAGAGCAAAACCCTAATACAACTTTTAAAGCAAAAGGCATAGGTGTGGTGATTGCGCCATGGAATTTTCCGGTGGGTATTTCAGTAGGAACTATAGCAGCGCCTTTGGCTGCAGGAAATAGAGTGATTTATAAACCATCATCTTTATCAATGCTAACAGGTTATATGCTTTGTAAGTGTTTTTGGGATGCAGGAATTCCAAAAGATGCTTTGATTTTCTTGCCTGCTAAAGGAAGTGATATATCAAAATACTTGCTTATTGATCAAAGCGTGAAATTTTCAGTATTAACCGGTGGAGAAGAAACCGCTTATGCAATGCTTAAGGCAAATCCAACTTTACTTTTAAGCGCTGAAACAGGTGGTAAAAATGCAACTATTGTTTCTAAATTTGCTGATCGTGATAGCGCGATTAAAAACATCATTCATTCAGCATTTTCAAATTCGGGTCAAAAATGTTCTGCAACTTCACTGCTTGTTTTAGAAGAAGAAGTTTATAATGATGAAGAGTTTAAAAAGACTTTAGTCGATGCTGCTAGATCTATGGCAGTAGGGAATCCTTTTGTATTTAAAAATAAACTCGGTGCTTTAGCAGATAAACCAGATGTGAAACTACAAAAAGCGTTAGATGAGTTAGCTCCATATGAAAGTTGGGCTTTAAAACCTAAATTTATAGATGATAATCCTTGTCTTTTAACTCCGGGGATTAAATATGGAACCAAAAAAGGTGATTTCACACATATGAATGAACTTTTTGCGCCAATTTTAACTGTAATGAAAGCAAAAGATTTAAAAGAAGCTATTGAGATAGTTAATTCAACTGGTTATGGCCTTACGGCGGGATTTGAGAGTTTGGATGAGAGAGAATGGGAGTATTTTCACACTCATATAGAAGCGGGAAATATTTATATTAACAAACCAACAACAGGTGCTATAGTTCTTAGACAACCTTTTGGTGGTATAAAAAAATCAGCTATTGGTTTTGGTAGAAAGGTTGGAATTTACAACTATATTACGCAGTTTATGGATATAGAGCAAAGTCAAGCTGATCAAAATGTGTTAGAAAATGAGTTGGTTTCAAAGATAAACGCATTAAGTCTTGATTTAAATGAAAAAGACAAAGCAGATTTTGAAATCATCAAAGCTATGGCTAAAAGTTATGTTTATCATGCAAAACATGAATTTGCAAGCGTAAAAGACTATGTGAATATAAGAGGAGAGGATAATCTTTTCTCATATACAAAAGTAAAAAATATTGCCTATAGGGTGTATAAAGATGACAGTTTAAAAGATATGCTAGGGGTGATTTTAGCAGCAAGTGTGTTAAATATTGATCTTATTTTTAGTTATGATGAACATGAAAAAATAGATCTTGTGCAAAAGATTAATCAAAAAATCAGCTCAAAAACTTTATTTCTTAAAGAAAGTAGAGAAAATTTCATTAGTAAAATGGCTAATTATGAAAGAATTCGTTATTTTGGGCCTCAAGATGTAAATGATGCAATTTTCATAAAAGCTGCTAGTTGTGCAAAAATCATCGCTAATGCTAAACCTTTGATAAATGGTCGTTTTGAGTTGCTTTTATATCACAATGAAAAAGCTCTAAGTATATCTTTCCACCGCTATGGAAATTTAGGCATTCGTGCTTTAAAATAA
- the putP gene encoding sodium/proline symporter PutP: MEVVHINTQIAIMFVAYSALMLFIGFYFYKQNKNSEDYFLGGRSMGPVVSALSAGASDMSGWLLMGLPGALYVSGLADSYVAIGLSIGAFLNWAFVAKRLRIYTSVIANSITIPDYFETRFDDDKHILRVVCAIVILVFFTFYVSSGLVGGAKLFEATFGIQYDYALTTGTVIIVAYTFLGGYKAVCWTDLIQGLLMMGALIVVPIVMVYHLGGIEEAMNIVRQIKPNTFSMGEGLSFLGIISALSWGLGYFGQPHILVRFMSIRSTKDIPTATFVGISWMVISLLGACFIGILGIAYVSKFELSLQDPEKIFIVMSQLLFNPWIAGILLSAILAAIMSTASSQLLVSSSTIAEDFYKRIFNKEASNKTVMNLGRFGVLAVAVIAFIISTDKNSSVLSIVAYAWAGFGASFGSVMVFSLFWSRMTRYAAIAGMITGAVVVVVYKNFLAEWLDFPIYEIIPGFLAASIVIILVSLFTKVRPGTKAAYETMLKHL; encoded by the coding sequence ATGGAGGTTGTACACATTAATACGCAAATTGCGATTATGTTTGTCGCGTATTCAGCATTAATGCTTTTTATTGGATTTTATTTTTATAAGCAAAATAAAAATTCAGAAGATTATTTCTTAGGTGGTCGTTCCATGGGGCCGGTAGTTTCAGCACTGAGTGCTGGAGCTTCTGATATGAGTGGTTGGCTTTTAATGGGTTTGCCAGGGGCTTTATATGTAAGTGGATTGGCAGATAGTTATGTGGCAATAGGACTTAGCATAGGGGCTTTTTTAAATTGGGCTTTTGTGGCAAAAAGACTTAGAATTTATACAAGTGTGATTGCAAATTCTATTACAATTCCTGATTATTTTGAAACAAGATTTGATGATGATAAGCATATATTAAGGGTGGTTTGTGCGATTGTTATTTTGGTGTTTTTTACCTTTTATGTTTCTTCAGGACTTGTAGGAGGAGCAAAGCTTTTTGAAGCAACCTTTGGAATTCAGTATGATTACGCACTTACTACAGGAACTGTGATTATAGTAGCATATACATTTTTAGGTGGATATAAAGCAGTTTGCTGGACGGATTTGATTCAAGGTTTGTTGATGATGGGTGCTTTGATTGTGGTGCCTATTGTGATGGTTTATCATTTAGGTGGTATTGAAGAAGCTATGAATATAGTAAGACAAATCAAACCAAACACCTTTTCTATGGGTGAGGGGTTAAGCTTTTTAGGAATTATATCAGCACTTTCATGGGGGCTTGGATATTTTGGTCAACCTCATATTTTAGTACGCTTTATGTCGATAAGATCAACTAAAGATATTCCGACTGCAACTTTTGTGGGAATTTCTTGGATGGTTATTTCTTTGCTTGGGGCTTGTTTTATAGGTATTTTAGGCATAGCTTATGTAAGTAAGTTTGAACTTAGTTTGCAAGACCCTGAAAAGATTTTCATAGTGATGTCACAATTGCTTTTTAATCCTTGGATAGCAGGTATTTTACTTAGTGCTATTTTAGCAGCTATTATGAGTACAGCAAGTTCGCAATTACTTGTTTCAAGTTCAACCATAGCAGAGGATTTTTATAAAAGAATTTTCAATAAAGAAGCATCAAATAAAACTGTAATGAATCTAGGTAGATTTGGGGTTTTGGCTGTTGCTGTGATAGCTTTTATCATCTCTACAGATAAAAATTCAAGTGTATTGAGTATAGTAGCTTATGCTTGGGCGGGTTTTGGTGCAAGCTTTGGTTCTGTTATGGTCTTTTCTTTGTTTTGGTCAAGAATGACTAGATATGCTGCGATTGCAGGTATGATTACCGGTGCAGTTGTGGTAGTGGTATATAAAAATTTCTTAGCAGAGTGGCTTGATTTTCCTATTTATGAAATTATCCCAGGATTTTTAGCTGCTTCTATTGTGATTATCTTAGTGAGTTTATTCACAAAGGTACGCCCAGGAACTAAAGCAGCTTATGAAACAATGTTAAAACATCTTTAA